The DNA window TGTCCACCAGCTGCGCCCCCTCCGCGAGCACGTGCCCCGTGTCCTCGGGAAGCAGCCCGACCAGTTGCTCCCGGTCGTCACGCGCGAGGTCCGGGCGCCACAGCGAGCGTTTGCCGATGAAGTCCTTGCGTTTGGAGACGGCCCATCCCAGACCGGCGTCCACCGGGGTGACGTTGCCGTCGGTCTCGTGCCCGACGACGATGAACCCCTTCTCCGCGCGCAGCACGTGCATGGTCTCGGTGCCGTAGGGGGTGATGCCGTAGGGCGCCCCCGCGGCCATGACGGCCTCCCACACCGCCTGCCCGTACCACGCTGGGACGTTGATCTCGAACGTGAGCTCTCCGGTGAAGCTGACTCGCAGTATCCGGGCCGGAACCCCCAGCACGTGGGCCTCCCGCACGGTCATGAACTCGAACCCCTCGGCGGACACGTCCAGGTCGGGGGCGAGCTGGGCGACGACGTCCCGGGAGCGGGGGCCGACCACGCTGATGGTGGCCCAATGGTCGGTGACGTGCGTGACGTGCACGCACATGTGCGGCCACTCCGTCTGCAGCCACTCCTCCATCCAGGACAGCACCGTCTCGGCGTTGCCGGTGGTGGTGGTCGCCATGAAGCTGGACTCACCCAGCCGGACCGCTACCCCGTCGTCCAGCACGATCCCGTCGGCCGTGCACATGACGCCGTAGCGGCACTTTCCGGTACGCAGCGTGGAGAAGTTCCCGGTGTAGATCCGGTCCAGGAACGCCCCGGCGTCGCGTCCCTCCACCATGATCTTGCCGAGTGTGGACGCGTCCAGCACTCCCACGCTTTCCCGGGTGGCGGCGCACTCCCGCAGGACGGCGGAGCGCATGTCCTCGGTGCCGCGCGGGTAGTACCGTGCCCGTCGCCACTGGCCCACGTCCTCGAACACGGCTCCGTGGGAGACGTGCCACTCGTGCATGGGGGTGCGTCGGGCGGGGACCAGCAGTTCCCCGCGGTCCAGCCCGGCCATGGCGGTGAACGGGACCGGAACGTACGGCGGGCGCGCGGTCGTCCCTCCCACTTCCCGTACCGTGCGTCCCGTCTCCTGGGCCACGATTCCGGACGTGAGCACTCCCGAGGTCCGCCCCTGGTCGGGGCCGGTGCCGATGGTGGTGTGCCGTTTGACGTGCTCGATGGAGAACATCCCTGCCGCGAGGGCCGAACGGATGTCCGCCAGCGTGGCGTCGCGCTGCATGTCCACGAACACCCGGGCCGGGTCGGTCTCCGGCCCCCGCACGGTCCACAACGCGGCCGGCGGGGTGTCTCCACTGCTGACAGGTGTTCCGAGGACCTCCTCCTCACTGCCCCGCGCCGCGGCCTGGCCGGCTTTGCGTCCCTCGTCCACAGCCGCCTGGACCTCGCGGGTACCGCGTGCCGCTCCCACGCAGTGGACCCCTGCGGGCAGGGTCTCGGGCAGAACCCCGGCAGCGGCGGGGTCCCAACGCGCCTGACCCCCGATATGGGTCGCCAGGGCGATCGCGGAGTCGTACCCGCCGGACACCGCGACCAGGTCGCAGGCGAGCTCCTCCTCAGCGCCGGTGGCCTCTCCCCCGGCGTCGATCGGGGCGACAGCGGCCCCGTCCACCCGACCCTCGGCGTCGGCGGTGGTGCGGGTGACGCCGCTCGAGGTGCGGACCGCGACCCCGCGCTCGTGCAGCGCCTCCACCGGGACAGCGCCCGGCGCGGGGCGCGCGTCGGCCACGGCCACGAGTGCCGCGCCGGCGTCGTGCAGTTCCACCGCCGACCACAACGCCTCGTCGTGGCAGGAGAGGACGACGGCGTTCTCCCCCGCCAGCACTCCGTGCCGGCGCGCGTAACGGGCGGCGGCTCCGGCGAGCATCGTTCCCGGCCGGTCGTTTCCGTCGAAAGCGACGGGCCGTTCCAGGGCGCCGGTCGCCAGGACGACGCGTGCCGCCCGGATGTGCCACAGGCGGTGCGTGTGGTCGCGGCGCTGCAGCGCGGTCACGTCGCCGTGGTAGTAATGGCCGGTGACGGTGGTGCGGGTGAGGATGCGTACCTCGGGTTCGCTCTCCAGGTCGGTGCGTGCGGCCTCGGTCCACTGCCCCGCCGTCAGCCCGTCCACGCTCCGCTGGCTTCCGACGAGGTCGCCCCCCAGCCGCGGCCCGTCCTCGGCGAGGACGACACGGCTCCCGGCACGTGCCGCGGCCATGGCGGCCGCGATCCCGGCGGGCCCGCCTCCCACGACGAGCACGTCGCAGTGCGCCCACATCCTGTCGCCCGGTGCGGCGTCCCGGTCCTCGGGTAGCCGCGCGTATCCGGCCAGGCCGGCCGCACGCAGCCCCGCGTGTGTCTCCACCCGGGTTGCCTGGGTCATGGAGTCGCCGGGGGACGAGTCCACCCGAACGTAGGCGTTGGGTTCCTCGAGGCCGATCCCGACGACGCCGCGCGGCCGTCCCGTGTAGGTTCCGCTTCCCACGGCGGCGACGCCGTTGGCCAGGAGTGTGGCGGAGAGCGGTTCGCCGTCCCGGCCGGTCAGCTCCTGACCGTTGACGACGACCGGAACGGTCTCGGTGTCCGTGTGAGCGCTGTTGTCCGTGGTGATGCGCCGTCCCGTCATACGGCCACCTCCGGGAGGGCGCCCCCGGGGCGGGAGGAGCCGGCGACGCGGTTGGTGGCGGTGTCACGGAGCACGTCGCACCAGCGCCGGCACCCGGAGGTGTGCACCCACCGTTCCGCGAACCATCCCTTCGGGTTGTCCCGGACGAACAGGAACTCGGCCCACTCAGCGTCGTCCAGTTCCCACGGGTCGGGCGGATAGCTCACGCGGGCCTGCCCTCCGTAGCAGAACTCGCTCTCGTCCCGCTCTCCGCACCATGGGCACGGAATGAGTAGCATCGTGTCCTCCCTGCTGTTGGTCAGTGCGCGACGGCGGCCGCTCCGTGTTCGTCAACCAGTGCCCCGGTGCGGAACCGGTCGAGTGAGTACGGCTCGGCGAGCGGGTGCGGCCGGTCGTTCGCGATGGTGTCGGCGAACACGTGGCCGGCACCGGGGGTGGCTTTGAAGCCTCCGGTTCCCCAACCGCAGTTGAGGTAGAGACCGTTGAACGGGGTCAGGCCGATGATCGGTGAGGCGTCGGGGGATACGTCCACGACTCCGCCCCACGTGCGCAGGGTGTGCGCGTGTCCGAAGACGGGGTAGAGCGCGACGGCGGCGGCGACCTGGTTCTCGATGGTGGCCGGGGAGCCGCGCTGGCTGTAGCCGTTGTAGGCGTCGATACCCGCGCCCAGCACGAGTTCTCCCTTGTCCGCCTGGTGCACGTAGACGTGCACCGTGTTGGACATGACGACGGTGTCGATCACCGGTTCCATGACCTCGGACACCAGGGCCTGCAACGGGTGGCTCTGCACGGGCAGGCGCAGCCCCAGCGTCTCGGTGAGGACGGAGGTGTGGCCCGCGGCGGACAGCGCCACTCTGCCGGCGGAGATCGGGCCGCGGGTGGTCTCCACCCCGGTGATGGTGTCCCCGTTGCGGGTGAACCCGGTGACCTCGCAGTTCTCCACCAGGTGCACTCCCAGCCGGTCGGCACCGCTGGCCAGCGCCCAGGCGACGTAGTCGTGTTTGGCGACGCCGGCCCGGGGCTGGAAGGTCGCGCCCAGGACCGGGTAGCGCAGTTCGGGACTGATGTCGATGATCGGGACGAGTTTCTTGACCTCCTCCGGGGTGAGCCACTCCGCGTCGATGCCGTTCAGGCGGTTGGCGTTGACCCGGCGTACGGACTCCCGCTCGTCATGGGTCGTGTGCGCGAGGTTGAGCACACCGCGCTGACTGAACAGCACGCTCTGTCCGAGGTCCTCCTCCAGTCCCTCCCAGAGCCGCAGTGCGTGCTCGTAGATACCGGCGCTGGCGCCCCACAGGTAGTTGGAACGGATGATGGTGGTGTTGCGGGCCATGTTTCCGCCCGCCAACCAGCCGCGTTCCAGAACGGCGACGTCGGTGATGCCGTGTTCGCGGGCAAGGTAGTAGGCGGTCGCCAGTCCGTGCCCGCCGGCACCGACGACGATCACGTCGTAGCTGCTCTTGGGTTCGCGTGATCTCCACAGCGGGGTTGTCATCAGATGTTCGGGGCGAGCCTTCCGGTCCTTCCGGTACCGGGAAGGGAAAAGCCCCCTCCTCCCTCCGTGTGGTGGCTGGTGCTGGTAGCGGCGGGCTTGGGGACCCCGCCTTCCGGCGGGGAGCCCGTCACACTTTCAGCCGTGTCATCTCCGGGTCGAACAGGGGATCGCTCGCCACGGTCGCGGTAAAGCGCCGGTCGAAGTAGGCGATCTCCAGGTCGGTTCCGGGCGCGCTGTGCTGGTCGGGCACCCAGGCGTAGGCGATCCCGGTGCCGAGGGTGTAGCCGTAGCCCGCGCTGGTGACGTAGCCGACCGCGGTGTCGCCGCCGGGGAGGTACACGGGCTCGCCGCCCATGACCGTGTCCGCGGCGTCGGGGAACGTCAGGCAGCACAGTCGGCGCTCGACGTCCTGCGGGTCGCGGCCCTCCAGCGCCGCCCGGCCGATGTAGTCGCCCTTGTTCCAGCGCAGGGCGAAGCTGACCCCCGCCTCGTAGGGGTCGTGCTCGTCGGTCATGTCGCCGCCGAACGCCCGGTAGCCCTTCTCCAGCCGCAGGCTGTTGAAAGCGCCCCGCCCCGCCGCGATCACGCCCAGCGGCTGGCCGGCCCGCCACAGGGTGTCCCACAGCCGCAGCCCCATGTCGGGGGTCGTGTAGAGCTCCCAGCCGAGCTCCCCGACGTAGGAGACGCGCAGTGCCAGCACCGGGACCTCTCCGATGTACATCCGCGCGCAGCGGAAGTAGCGCAACCCCTCGTTGGAAAGGTCGTGGTCCGTCAGCGGCTGCACCAGGTCACGGGCGAGCGGCCCCCAGACGCCGATGCAGGTGGTCTGGCTGGTGACGTCCCGGACCTGGACGCTGCCGTCCTCGGGCACGTGGCGCTGCAGCCAGTCGACGTCGATCTGGCTGTTCACCCCCAGCTGGTAGTGGTTCTGGCTCACGCGGGCGACGGTGATGTCCCCCCGCAGGTGCCCGTCGGGGTCGAGGAGCAGGCAGTAGGCGACGAAGCCGGGAACGCGGGCGGCGCGCCCGGTGGTCATACGGTCGAGGAACGCTTCGGCCCCGGGGCCGGTCACCTCGGCCCGCATCAACGAGGACATGTCGTACATCGCTACGCGCTCCCGGGTTATCTGCGCCTCGGCGCCGATGATCGGGGACCAGTAGCGCGCGGCCCACGGTCCGGGCTCGGGTATGTTCCGGCCGTCGACCAGGTCGGCGTTGGCTTCGTACCAGTGCGGACGTTCCCACCCGGAGGCCTCCAGGTAGAAGGCGCCCAGTTCGTCCTGGCGGACGTGGAACGGCGCGAGCCGCAACGGGCGCGGTTCCTCGATCGGCTGCTGTGGGTGGATCGCGTCGTAGACCTCGACGAAGTTCTGGCAGTCGCGCTCCATCACGTAGCTGGGCGCGAGCTGGTGCGGCTGGAAACGGTTGAGGTCGCACCCGTGCGTGTCGAACGTCGAGGTTCCGTCGACGATCCGCTCCGCCGTGGCGCGTGCCACTCCCGCCGAGTGGGTGATCCACACGGCCTCGGCCACCCAGAATCCGGAGACGTCGGGGGACTCTCCCACCAGTGGCATGTTGTCCGGTGTGAACGAGAACAGCCCGTTGAAGCCCTCCTCGATCTTGGACTCGGCCAGTGCCGGCAGCAGTCCGACACTGTCGCTCCACGCCTCCTCGAAATCCTCCGGGGTGAACTGCAGCATGGAGGGCATCGGACGGTCCGGGGTGGTCTCCGGGGTTCCGATGGCGTCGGGGTCGATCGGCATGGGGCGGTGCCCGTAGTAGCCCACTCCGATGGTGTCGCCGTGTTCCCGGTAGTACAGGTCCCGTTCCTGGTAGCGCAGGATCGGGTGGCGGGCTTCGCCCGGTCCCGCCCCCGCGAGGGCCGGAACAGCCCCGGTCCAGCCGAACTGGTGCGCGAGCGGGGTCAGGGGGAGGGTCATCCCCACCATGCGCGTGATGCGCGGACCCCAGATACCGGCGCAGCAGACCACGAGGTCGGCCGGTACGTCCCCCTGGTCGGTGTTGACCGCGGTGACCCGGCCGCCGGTGGTCTCGATGTCGAGCACCTCGTGCCGCGCCAGGAAGCGCGCCCCGCGTGCCACCGCCGCCTCGCCCTGGGCCTGCGCGGCTCCCACCGAGTTGGCCAGTCCGTCATCGGGGGTGTACAGGCCGCCGAGGACCCGGTCGGCCTCCACCAGGGGATGCGCCTGTGCGCACTCGTGGGGGTCGATCACTCGGGCCCGCAGTCCCCAGGAGCGCGCCCAGTTGGCGCGGCGGTACAGCTCGTCGAGGCGCTCGGGTGTGGCTGCCAGCTCCAGTCCCCCGACCGTGTTGAAGCAGGGGCGACCGTCCGCGCGCAGCGAGGAGTACTTGCTCACGGTGTAACTGGCGAAGTCGGACATGGCCTTGGCGCCGCTGGTCTGGAACACGAGACCGGGGGCGTGCGACGAGGAGCCGCCCGTCGTGAACATGTCCCCCTGGTCGACCACTGTGACGTCGGTGTATCCGCGGGCGGTGAGCTCGTCGGCGAGAGCGCAGCCGACGATCCCCGCACCGATCACGACGACTCTCGGGACTGACTGGGACGCGGGACGAGGAGCAGGCATAGCACTCCTACCTTCACCGTCGAAGTTTTGATCAGCGCAACTAATATCGAGTTACGCAACAGAATCCAGGTCGAACGAGAGCGTGTCAAGGGGGCGCGATCAGGCCATATGCGGCGTGGCGCCACTTCTTCGCGGTAGAGCACCTCCAAACCCGTTGTTGCGGATAAAAATACGAGTTGTTTATAGTGCAACCCACATTTCGGGCGAACGCCCCGGT is part of the Haloactinospora alba genome and encodes:
- a CDS encoding GcvT family protein — its product is MPAPRPASQSVPRVVVIGAGIVGCALADELTARGYTDVTVVDQGDMFTTGGSSSHAPGLVFQTSGAKAMSDFASYTVSKYSSLRADGRPCFNTVGGLELAATPERLDELYRRANWARSWGLRARVIDPHECAQAHPLVEADRVLGGLYTPDDGLANSVGAAQAQGEAAVARGARFLARHEVLDIETTGGRVTAVNTDQGDVPADLVVCCAGIWGPRITRMVGMTLPLTPLAHQFGWTGAVPALAGAGPGEARHPILRYQERDLYYREHGDTIGVGYYGHRPMPIDPDAIGTPETTPDRPMPSMLQFTPEDFEEAWSDSVGLLPALAESKIEEGFNGLFSFTPDNMPLVGESPDVSGFWVAEAVWITHSAGVARATAERIVDGTSTFDTHGCDLNRFQPHQLAPSYVMERDCQNFVEVYDAIHPQQPIEEPRPLRLAPFHVRQDELGAFYLEASGWERPHWYEANADLVDGRNIPEPGPWAARYWSPIIGAEAQITRERVAMYDMSSLMRAEVTGPGAEAFLDRMTTGRAARVPGFVAYCLLLDPDGHLRGDITVARVSQNHYQLGVNSQIDVDWLQRHVPEDGSVQVRDVTSQTTCIGVWGPLARDLVQPLTDHDLSNEGLRYFRCARMYIGEVPVLALRVSYVGELGWELYTTPDMGLRLWDTLWRAGQPLGVIAAGRGAFNSLRLEKGYRAFGGDMTDEHDPYEAGVSFALRWNKGDYIGRAALEGRDPQDVERRLCCLTFPDAADTVMGGEPVYLPGGDTAVGYVTSAGYGYTLGTGIAYAWVPDQHSAPGTDLEIAYFDRRFTATVASDPLFDPEMTRLKV
- a CDS encoding FAD-dependent oxidoreductase, with translation MTGRRITTDNSAHTDTETVPVVVNGQELTGRDGEPLSATLLANGVAAVGSGTYTGRPRGVVGIGLEEPNAYVRVDSSPGDSMTQATRVETHAGLRAAGLAGYARLPEDRDAAPGDRMWAHCDVLVVGGGPAGIAAAMAAARAGSRVVLAEDGPRLGGDLVGSQRSVDGLTAGQWTEAARTDLESEPEVRILTRTTVTGHYYHGDVTALQRRDHTHRLWHIRAARVVLATGALERPVAFDGNDRPGTMLAGAAARYARRHGVLAGENAVVLSCHDEALWSAVELHDAGAALVAVADARPAPGAVPVEALHERGVAVRTSSGVTRTTADAEGRVDGAAVAPIDAGGEATGAEEELACDLVAVSGGYDSAIALATHIGGQARWDPAAAGVLPETLPAGVHCVGAARGTREVQAAVDEGRKAGQAAARGSEEEVLGTPVSSGDTPPAALWTVRGPETDPARVFVDMQRDATLADIRSALAAGMFSIEHVKRHTTIGTGPDQGRTSGVLTSGIVAQETGRTVREVGGTTARPPYVPVPFTAMAGLDRGELLVPARRTPMHEWHVSHGAVFEDVGQWRRARYYPRGTEDMRSAVLRECAATRESVGVLDASTLGKIMVEGRDAGAFLDRIYTGNFSTLRTGKCRYGVMCTADGIVLDDGVAVRLGESSFMATTTTGNAETVLSWMEEWLQTEWPHMCVHVTHVTDHWATISVVGPRSRDVVAQLAPDLDVSAEGFEFMTVREAHVLGVPARILRVSFTGELTFEINVPAWYGQAVWEAVMAAGAPYGITPYGTETMHVLRAEKGFIVVGHETDGNVTPVDAGLGWAVSKRKDFIGKRSLWRPDLARDDREQLVGLLPEDTGHVLAEGAQLVDTPPATPVTRERPHPPQGRVTSSYASAAMERSFALGLLRGGRDRHGERVYAVHLDQTEPVLVTDPVFYDKEGSRRDG
- a CDS encoding sarcosine oxidase subunit delta, with the translated sequence MLLIPCPWCGERDESEFCYGGQARVSYPPDPWELDDAEWAEFLFVRDNPKGWFAERWVHTSGCRRWCDVLRDTATNRVAGSSRPGGALPEVAV
- a CDS encoding sarcosine oxidase subunit beta family protein translates to MTTPLWRSREPKSSYDVIVVGAGGHGLATAYYLAREHGITDVAVLERGWLAGGNMARNTTIIRSNYLWGASAGIYEHALRLWEGLEEDLGQSVLFSQRGVLNLAHTTHDERESVRRVNANRLNGIDAEWLTPEEVKKLVPIIDISPELRYPVLGATFQPRAGVAKHDYVAWALASGADRLGVHLVENCEVTGFTRNGDTITGVETTRGPISAGRVALSAAGHTSVLTETLGLRLPVQSHPLQALVSEVMEPVIDTVVMSNTVHVYVHQADKGELVLGAGIDAYNGYSQRGSPATIENQVAAAVALYPVFGHAHTLRTWGGVVDVSPDASPIIGLTPFNGLYLNCGWGTGGFKATPGAGHVFADTIANDRPHPLAEPYSLDRFRTGALVDEHGAAAVAH